Part of the Sorghum bicolor cultivar BTx623 chromosome 1, Sorghum_bicolor_NCBIv3, whole genome shotgun sequence genome, TAGCTTCCTAGGGATAGTGAAAATTCTGAATCTGAACAAGAACAATGCAGGAAAGAGCTTGGTAGGGACAGTGGGGCACTCAcctgagatgatgttgaagtgaGTCCGGCGGCCGTCTTTGGCGAGTCCGGTCGGTCCAGCGACGCCGGTCCAAGCGGCCAGGATGTTTACCCCCGGGCCGATCATGTCCGGCTTCAAGATCTCCGGCACCACGGTGTTGGGGCCGCGGGAGCTGAACGCCGCCACGACTGGAGACGGCCGGACGCCAAGAACCGTGCCGCCGAAGCTCAGCATTGCCATGGgcctgccgccgccgcgcccgcgCGCCGCGTACTCCCGTATCTTGTCACCCACCATCCGCCCCACCGCCACCGCGGGGAGCAGGTGGCTGTCCGCCACGAGCTCCTCTCCGCTGGCCGCCGTGTTGGCCAATATCATGCCGGCGCCGCCGGCCGCCTTGACGACGGCGCCCTTCTCCACGCGCGCGTTCACGCCGCGGTCGCAGAGAACTATTTTGCCGCGCACTGCGGCCGGGTCCAGCGTCCCAGAGAGGCAGAGCTTGCTGGCGTTGTCACGCCCGCCGCCGTATAGGAGCGGGAGCATGGCGGGGCGTGGGGAGGGAGAAGGCCCCGCGTAGAGGGACACGCCGGGCAGGCGCACGCCTGTGGGGAGCGTGACGTATGCCGGGAAATCGCGGTCGAGTGTCCCGGCGCCGACGGTGGCGACCCACGGAGCCGAGTTCGAGACGGTGGCGCCGGATGGGCCGGAGTTCCCGGCGGAGCAAGAGACGAacacgccggccgccgcggcaCCAAAGGCGCCCACCGCTACGGTATCCCGGAAGTACGGCGCTGAGCCGCCGCCGAGGGACAGCGACAGCACGCCCACCCCATCAGCGACAGCGGCGTCAATGCCGGCTAGGATGTCGGAGCCGAGGCACCCCTCCGGCCAGCACACCTTGTACGCGGCCACGCGCGCCCCGGGCGCCATCCCGCGCGCCGTCCCCGTGGCGTACCCGAGCAGGCTTGCGTTGGCCACCACCGCGCCGGCCGCCGTGGTCGCCGTGTGCGTGCCGTGCCCGTCCCTGTCCCGGGCCGACCTGAACGTCCTCTTCCCCACGCCTATTGCGCCGCCGTTTGCCGCATGGAGGCCGCGCGAGAAGCTGCGCGCGCCCACCAGCTTCCTCCCGCACAAGCTCGGCGGGAAATCCACGCCAGCCTCGCACACCCCCTTCCAccgcgcgggcggcggcggcaggttgCCGCCCGCGAAGCTCGGCGACTCCGGCCATACGCCGGTGTCAAGAACCCCTATGACCACGTCGTGCGTGGCCGCCTCCAGATTGCCGATGGCGGGCTGGTAGGCCGGCGTGAGAAGGCCCAAGAACTCCGGGGAGCGCGTGGTGTGGAGCTGGAACACCTCGTCCGGCACGACCTGGAGCACCTCGGGGCTGCCGCGGAGCAGGGGCAAATGGCCCGgtagcagcgccgccgcgaatCCGTGCGCGGCGGCGGAGTAGGAGTACAGCAAGTGGCGGGACGGGTCGATGGACAGCGACTCGAGATGCGCCGCGTGCCAGTGCGCCGGTGTCCGGTGCACGGCCGGCATGCGCGCCGGGTCCATGAACACGATGTACGTCGTCGTGTTGCTGCCGTTGCCATTGGCATGGGCAAGCGAGGGGCTTGCAAGGAGTGCAAGGAGGAGGAAGGGGAGAGCAAGCTCCATTGGAGGAGGGAGCTGCGAGTGGAGGGGAGTGAGATTGAGAGTGAGGTGGTGAAGTGGTAGTGATAATGGCGGCTGGGCGGGGGCAAAGTAGGTAGGGCCCTTGTGCAGTGCTTTAGAGAGGGTTTTGGGGGCTTTGCAGTGGATGAAGATAGAAG contains:
- the LOC8062779 gene encoding subtilisin-like protease SBT1.8 produces the protein MELALPFLLLALLASPSLAHANGNGSNTTTYIVFMDPARMPAVHRTPAHWHAAHLESLSIDPSRHLLYSYSAAAHGFAAALLPGHLPLLRGSPEVLQVVPDEVFQLHTTRSPEFLGLLTPAYQPAIGNLEAATHDVVIGVLDTGVWPESPSFAGGNLPPPPARWKGVCEAGVDFPPSLCGRKLVGARSFSRGLHAANGGAIGVGKRTFRSARDRDGHGTHTATTAAGAVVANASLLGYATGTARGMAPGARVAAYKVCWPEGCLGSDILAGIDAAVADGVGVLSLSLGGGSAPYFRDTVAVGAFGAAAAGVFVSCSAGNSGPSGATVSNSAPWVATVGAGTLDRDFPAYVTLPTGVRLPGVSLYAGPSPSPRPAMLPLLYGGGRDNASKLCLSGTLDPAAVRGKIVLCDRGVNARVEKGAVVKAAGGAGMILANTAASGEELVADSHLLPAVAVGRMVGDKIREYAARGRGGGRPMAMLSFGGTVLGVRPSPVVAAFSSRGPNTVVPEILKPDMIGPGVNILAAWTGVAGPTGLAKDGRRTHFNIISGTSMSCPHISGVAALMKAAHPDWSPAAIKSALMTTAYTVDNTNSSLRDAADGSLANAFAYGAGHVDPQKALSPGLVYDISTNDYAAFLCSLNYSAPHIQVITKTSNVSCPKKFRPGDLNYPSFSVVFNQKSKPVQRFRRELTNVGPATSVYNVKVISPESVAVTVTPAKLTFKKAGQKLRYHVTFASKAGQSHAKPDFGWISWVNDEHVVRSPVAYTWKM